The sequence CTTGATCATCGACGTCCGGGAGCCCCATGAGCACGCCGCGGTCCGAATCCCCGGCGCCAAGCTCATCCCGCTGGGGGAAGTCAGCGCCCGTGCTTCCGAGATCCCGCAGGAGGCCGACCGCGTCATCGTCCACTGCGCCGCCGGAGGCCGCTCGGCGCAGGCCTGCGCCCAACTGGGTGTTCAGGGATATGTCAACCTCTACAATCTGGCCGGGGGAATCGGACGCTGGCCGGGCGAGATCCGAAGGGGACAATCGGAAACCAACTGACCTCTTGAATGGATCGACCCACAGGAGTTTCGGAAATTCCACCCGGTGAGAAATGCGCGCTAGCCTGAAAAATCCGTCGCAGTTCCTGGCGACGGCGACTGTTATTCCGTTGTTCGCTCTGCTGGCGCTCCTGCCGGGAGGCCAACACCTCTTGGAAGCCACCCCCGGCAACCCAAGCATGAGGGCCTATCGAGTGTCGGCGCCGCCGGTGCTGGACGGCGTGGTGGATGACTCCTGGATGTCCATGGAGCCGGCGACCGGATTCAAACAACAGCTTCCGGAAACAGGGGCCCCGGCGACCGAACGGGTGGAGGTGCGGATCGGATTCGACCGCAACACTCTCTTCATCGGCGTCATCTGCTTCGATTCCCGGCCGGAGGAGATCGTTTCCACCCAGGCCCGGCGCGACGGGGTCCTGAACGAGACCGATTCGTTCGAGGTTCTCCTGGACACGTACGACGACGACCAGAGCGGATTCCTCTTTGCCACGACTCCCGGAGGTATCGAGTTCGACGCCCAGATCATCCACGGCGGCCAGAGCCGCGCCGGAGGAGGACCGGGCCGCGCCGGCTCCGTGGGCGGCAGCGGTTTCGGTGGAGCGCAAGGGGGCCAGGCGTCCGCTTTCAACCTGAATTGGGATGCGGTCTGGACGGTCCAGGCCAAAATCACTCCGCGAGGCTGGGAAGCCGAGTTCGCGATTCCGCTCCGGAGCCTGCGCTACGAACCGGGCGCGGATCGCACCTGGGGGGTCAACTTCAAACGCAACCTGCGCCGCAAGAACGAGCAGTCCTACTGGGCCCCGGTCACCCGCGGATTCGAGATCCACCGTGTTTCAATGGCGGGCGATTTGACCGGTCTGGACCTGGATTTTCGTCCGAGCCGCCAGGTCATTCCCTACGTCAAGGGCGGGTTTCTCCACGATTACCGGGGATCCGATCCATTGAAGGACGGGATTCTGGACGCCGGCTTGGACCTGAAGACCACGCTCACGCCGACGTTGACCTTGGACGCGACCCTGAACACCGACTTCTCCCAGGTGGAGGTGGACGAAGAGCAGGTCAATCTCACCCGCTTCGACCTGTTCTTCCCGGAAAAGAGACCCTTCTTCCTGGAGAACGCCGGCTATTTCCAGGTCGGAAGTCCGCGGCAGGCGGAACTCTTCTTCAGCCGCCGCATCGGCATCGATCCCACTGGCGTGGAGGTCCCCATCCTGGGCGGCGCCCGTCTTACCGGTAAGCTGGATCGTTTCAACCTGGGTGTCCTCAACATGCAGACCAACGACGTGGAGGAGGTGACGCCGGCTCACAACTTCACCGTCCTGCGCGTGGCCCGGGAGGTGGGTTCCCGCAGCGCGTTCGGCGCCATCTTCATCAACAAGGTGGCCACCGGTACCGCGGCGCGGCCGAACCAGTTCAACCGGACCTACGGCATGGACGCCAATATCGGAATCGGAGAACGGTGGACCTTCTTCAACTACGCGGCCCGCACCGAGACTCCGGGCCTCGACGGACGCGATCACGCCGCCAGTTCCGAAGTGCGCTACGCCACCGATTTCTTCAGCTGGGACGTGGGTTACCTGGAAGTGGGAGAGGATTTCAATCCGGAAGTGGGATTCGTGCCCCGGTCAGGCTACCGGAAGCCCTCCTATGGGATCTACTTCAATCCCCGGCCCAAGAATCATCCATTCTTCCGCCGCTTCTGGCCGCATCATTCCTGGCGCGGGCACTATCGCTTCGACGGTTCCCCCGAGTCGGGTTGGCGTCACAACGACATGCGGGTCTTCTTCCAGAACGGCGGGTCGGTGGGTCTCGCGTACAACCAGAACTTCGAACAGCTCTTCGAACCCTTCGAGATCTTCGAGGACGTCGTCTTGCCGAAGGGAAGGTACCATTTCGACAATTTTCTGTTGACTGTGGAATCGGACGAGAGCGCCGATCTATTCGGCGTCGCCAACTATTCCTGGGGGGAATTCTACTCGGGTCACATCAAGACCCTGAGCCTGCGGGCAGGGTTCCGCGTCGGCGCCGAGTTCTTGCTGGCCGCCCGCTATGTGCGCAATGGGGTGGAACTCCCGGAAGGACGCT is a genomic window of Acidobacteriota bacterium containing:
- a CDS encoding DUF5916 domain-containing protein → MRASLKNPSQFLATATVIPLFALLALLPGGQHLLEATPGNPSMRAYRVSAPPVLDGVVDDSWMSMEPATGFKQQLPETGAPATERVEVRIGFDRNTLFIGVICFDSRPEEIVSTQARRDGVLNETDSFEVLLDTYDDDQSGFLFATTPGGIEFDAQIIHGGQSRAGGGPGRAGSVGGSGFGGAQGGQASAFNLNWDAVWTVQAKITPRGWEAEFAIPLRSLRYEPGADRTWGVNFKRNLRRKNEQSYWAPVTRGFEIHRVSMAGDLTGLDLDFRPSRQVIPYVKGGFLHDYRGSDPLKDGILDAGLDLKTTLTPTLTLDATLNTDFSQVEVDEEQVNLTRFDLFFPEKRPFFLENAGYFQVGSPRQAELFFSRRIGIDPTGVEVPILGGARLTGKLDRFNLGVLNMQTNDVEEVTPAHNFTVLRVAREVGSRSAFGAIFINKVATGTAARPNQFNRTYGMDANIGIGERWTFFNYAARTETPGLDGRDHAASSEVRYATDFFSWDVGYLEVGEDFNPEVGFVPRSGYRKPSYGIYFNPRPKNHPFFRRFWPHHSWRGHYRFDGSPESGWRHNDMRVFFQNGGSVGLAYNQNFEQLFEPFEIFEDVVLPKGRYHFDNFLLTVESDESADLFGVANYSWGEFYSGHIKTLSLRAGFRVGAEFLLAARYVRNGVELPEGRFNTDLAMVQLNYSFTPKSYIQSLIQYNSTEREIGANIRFALLRTGSTGFFIVYNSHFDPTGIDPHEGPMVPGPYRTQRTLDRTILAKFTYLLDF